One Lysinibacillus fusiformis genomic window carries:
- a CDS encoding ABC transporter permease encodes MLFKDQLDFVTQHIKKNKLRVFMTVLAATMGCAFLIVLASVGFGLQDSIRNEILSDEKVTKIQVYGDGQFTDEQIDEIKAIEHVETVLETVSVNASAHSFFEDRDTNSNLYVTNMKDFEKVTGKLAEGRYPTKPKEIIVGYHFGQTLLNDAERDVIQDKNKKAEAEGTYYDGNEEGYKDSLIGKEIEMSLVPTIAEATESEKMTYTIVGVTKKPSYDWKIENSVYMDTEQQAVLAANMSTTGNLQEDEMFYSEFNIFADSMENVKPILEKLKSKGYSVFSVTEQLEQMDVFFLVLKIGLIFVGTIAVLIASIGIFNTMTMAVTERTREIGVLKAIGASPKLIQRLFLMESTFIGILGTLIAVVISYVISFAANAVLPLILKAATGEEAFSTNDITFSLIPWQLVVIASAISVGVAMISGYRPARKATKIDVIQALRQEL; translated from the coding sequence ATGTTATTTAAGGATCAATTAGACTTTGTCACACAACATATTAAGAAAAATAAATTACGCGTTTTCATGACAGTGTTAGCTGCAACAATGGGCTGTGCATTTTTGATTGTACTTGCATCCGTAGGCTTTGGCTTACAAGATTCAATTCGTAATGAAATATTATCAGATGAAAAGGTTACGAAAATCCAAGTATATGGAGACGGGCAATTTACAGACGAACAAATAGATGAAATTAAGGCGATAGAGCATGTTGAAACTGTACTTGAAACTGTATCCGTCAATGCTAGTGCGCATTCCTTTTTTGAGGATCGTGATACAAACTCCAACTTATATGTAACAAATATGAAGGATTTCGAGAAAGTTACGGGGAAACTTGCGGAAGGGAGATATCCGACAAAACCTAAGGAAATCATTGTGGGGTATCACTTTGGTCAAACATTATTAAATGATGCAGAACGTGATGTAATTCAAGATAAAAATAAGAAAGCTGAAGCGGAAGGCACCTATTATGATGGCAATGAGGAAGGTTATAAAGATTCTCTAATTGGTAAAGAAATTGAAATGTCTTTAGTACCTACTATTGCTGAAGCGACTGAGTCTGAAAAAATGACATATACCATTGTCGGCGTGACTAAAAAGCCTTCTTATGATTGGAAGATTGAGAACTCTGTTTATATGGATACTGAACAGCAAGCTGTATTAGCTGCGAACATGTCAACAACAGGCAATTTACAAGAAGATGAAATGTTCTATTCTGAATTTAATATTTTTGCAGACAGTATGGAGAATGTAAAACCTATTTTAGAGAAGCTAAAGAGCAAAGGGTACAGCGTTTTCTCTGTAACTGAACAATTAGAGCAGATGGACGTGTTCTTCCTTGTATTGAAGATTGGCTTAATATTTGTTGGGACGATCGCGGTATTGATTGCTTCGATTGGAATTTTTAATACGATGACGATGGCTGTTACAGAGCGTACACGTGAAATTGGTGTGTTAAAGGCTATCGGAGCTAGTCCAAAACTAATTCAACGCTTGTTTTTAATGGAGAGCACGTTTATAGGAATTTTGGGTACGTTGATTGCCGTAGTGATTTCATATGTCATTAGCTTCGCGGCAAATGCAGTATTACCATTAATTCTTAAAGCAGCAACGGGTGAAGAAGCTTTTAGTACAAATGACATTACGTTCTCGCTAATTCCGTGGCAGCTTGTGGTTATTGCATCAGCTATAAGTGTTGGTGTAGCAATGATTTCGGGCTACAGACCAGCACGGAAGGCAACGAAAATAGATGTTATTCAAGCATTACGACAAGAGTTATGA
- a CDS encoding ABC transporter ATP-binding protein produces the protein MIQVENLQHTFLIGKKGKEKRVPVLKGVNFEVKQGEIVAIVGKSGSGKSTLLQTLAGFMKSEQGSIKVNGQETAKLTETESAAFRLRQFGFIFQNFQLMPGLTAFENIELPLKLQGTSKAVRKEKVKKIMEKVGLAEVADHYPNELSGGQQQRVSIARALITNPPILLADEPTGSLDSETEQDILLLIQSLNREYGLTFVIITHDEEVATIAHRRFRMYDGELVKEDA, from the coding sequence ATGATCCAAGTCGAAAATTTACAACATACATTTTTAATAGGGAAAAAGGGTAAGGAAAAGCGTGTGCCTGTATTAAAGGGCGTAAACTTTGAAGTGAAGCAAGGAGAGATTGTCGCAATTGTTGGCAAAAGTGGCTCTGGTAAATCAACTTTGCTACAAACTTTAGCAGGGTTTATGAAGTCTGAACAAGGCTCCATAAAGGTAAACGGACAGGAAACGGCAAAGCTTACAGAAACGGAGAGTGCAGCTTTTCGCTTGCGACAGTTCGGGTTTATCTTTCAAAACTTTCAATTGATGCCAGGCTTGACGGCGTTTGAAAATATCGAGTTACCTTTAAAATTACAAGGTACTAGCAAGGCGGTTCGAAAAGAAAAAGTAAAAAAAATAATGGAAAAGGTGGGACTAGCTGAGGTAGCAGACCATTATCCGAATGAATTATCAGGCGGTCAGCAACAACGTGTTAGTATTGCAAGAGCTTTGATTACGAATCCACCTATTTTGCTAGCAGATGAGCCGACGGGAAGTCTTGACTCTGAAACAGAGCAGGATATTTTACTGCTCATACAAAGCTTGAACCGCGAATATGGCTTAACCTTTGTCATTATTACGCATGATGAAGAAGTAGCGACGATTGCGCATCGACGTTTTCGGATGTATGATGGCGAGCTTGTAAAGGAGGATGCATAA
- a CDS encoding inorganic phosphate transporter, producing MDTIIILTVLVVIFALTFDFINGFHDTANAIATSVSTRALPPRVAIIMAATMNFIGAITFVGVAKALTKDIVDPFALNAFQGDTTGSVVILAALISAIIWNLLTWYFGIPSSSSHTLIGSIAGAAIASAGFDVLNYGGFTKILTALVLSPIIAICAGFLMMTLFKLLFKNLNLYRTNKGFRTMQIFTAAIQSFTHGTNDAQKAMGIMTMALIAAGLHSGDEIPFWIRAAAATAMGLGTSIGGYKIIKTVGGKIMKIRPVNGVAADLASATVIFGATLVHLPVSTTHVISSSIMGVGSAQRVRGVNWGMARKIVTTWIITMPISAVMASIIYFCLSLFF from the coding sequence ATGGACACAATTATTATACTAACCGTACTGGTCGTCATCTTTGCCCTAACATTTGACTTTATTAATGGTTTCCATGATACAGCAAATGCTATCGCTACTTCGGTTTCCACTAGAGCATTGCCACCACGTGTGGCAATTATTATGGCAGCTACGATGAATTTCATCGGTGCTATTACCTTCGTAGGTGTAGCAAAGGCACTTACAAAAGACATTGTAGATCCGTTTGCTTTAAATGCCTTTCAAGGTGACACAACAGGTTCTGTCGTTATATTAGCGGCGTTAATCTCAGCTATTATTTGGAATTTACTTACTTGGTATTTTGGTATACCATCAAGCTCATCCCATACGTTAATCGGTTCAATTGCTGGCGCAGCCATAGCCTCTGCAGGTTTCGATGTACTTAACTATGGAGGTTTTACGAAAATCTTAACGGCATTAGTACTTTCGCCAATCATTGCAATTTGTGCCGGTTTTCTTATGATGACATTATTTAAATTACTGTTTAAAAACTTAAATTTGTACCGTACAAATAAAGGCTTCCGTACAATGCAAATTTTTACTGCCGCTATTCAATCGTTTACACACGGTACAAACGATGCACAAAAAGCGATGGGGATTATGACGATGGCGTTAATTGCAGCTGGCTTGCACTCAGGGGACGAAATTCCTTTCTGGATTCGAGCTGCTGCAGCAACTGCTATGGGTCTTGGTACTTCTATTGGTGGTTATAAAATTATTAAAACTGTTGGCGGTAAAATCATGAAAATCCGTCCAGTTAATGGCGTGGCTGCAGACTTAGCTTCCGCAACAGTTATTTTTGGTGCTACTTTAGTTCACTTACCAGTATCCACAACACACGTTATTTCTTCATCTATTATGGGTGTTGGTTCAGCACAACGTGTACGTGGTGTAAACTGGGGCATGGCACGTAAAATTGTAACTACTTGGATCATCACGATGCCAATTTCGGCTGTAATGGCATCTATTATATACTTCTGCTTATCACTATTCTTTTAA
- a CDS encoding DUF47 domain-containing protein: MLNSKKQDPFFVALHKIAENMREAVHYANDFRINSVADLKEISITMKNYETAGDKLIHELIVMLNKSFMTPIEREDILELAIRMDDVLDGTEHCIAHFEMFSLTEVDESMRIFLGYISKSADEIVKATEELKKKNLIGMRPHAILIKDYERECDEVQRTSIKQLFLNEKDPIRIIKFKDIYEQLEDIADYCQNVANTMETIIMRNA, translated from the coding sequence ATGCTTAACTCAAAAAAACAAGACCCTTTCTTTGTAGCATTGCATAAAATTGCTGAGAATATGAGAGAGGCCGTACATTACGCAAATGATTTTCGGATTAACAGTGTAGCTGACTTGAAAGAGATTAGCATTACAATGAAGAATTACGAAACAGCTGGCGATAAACTTATTCATGAGCTAATCGTGATGCTAAATAAATCATTTATGACACCTATCGAGCGCGAGGATATTTTAGAATTAGCGATTCGTATGGACGATGTGTTAGATGGTACGGAGCATTGTATCGCTCACTTTGAAATGTTCTCATTGACAGAAGTTGACGAATCTATGCGTATTTTCCTAGGCTATATTTCTAAAAGTGCCGACGAAATTGTTAAAGCAACTGAAGAGTTAAAGAAAAAGAATCTTATCGGCATGCGCCCACATGCAATTTTAATTAAAGACTATGAGCGCGAATGTGATGAAGTGCAACGTACTTCGATTAAGCAATTGTTTTTAAATGAAAAAGATCCAATCCGAATTATAAAGTTTAAAGATATTTATGAACAATTAGAAGATATCGCTGATTATTGTCAAAACGTTGCCAACACAATGGAAACAATTATCATGCGTAACGCGTAA